In Silene latifolia isolate original U9 population chromosome X, ASM4854445v1, whole genome shotgun sequence, the following proteins share a genomic window:
- the LOC141618752 gene encoding protein FAR1-RELATED SEQUENCE 3-like produces the protein MDAQRWKYAKVTADDKNSSPKLSTPLLLEKKTSEFYTTTVFYHFQEELQDACFTCGLSPRTTEDNNEHISIMDREKDKVYTVDLSGNKFSCSCKTFERIGLLCKHVLWVLKDRGFDDIPTEYLLDRWSKYATCRPIFNVVGTTLLADRMSIENHQSKISELWSEVFTSVSLVEDNEELGDELLEILRGINEKLMISVKRGKSKNKKAEIEMLIGSKIPSEASVLPPEKCKNKGSGRWITSNKEKAVQENAKPLRKCRAYGEMTHHDSRNCPSRATQK, from the coding sequence ATGGATGCGCAGCGTTGGAAATATGCTAAGGTGACTGCCGATGATAAGAACTCTTCTCCAAAATTATCAACACCTCTCCTTCTAGAAAAAAAAACCTCTGAATTTTACACCACCACTGTTTTTTATCATTTTCAAGAAGAACTCCAAGATGCGTGTTTTACTTGTGGTCTTTCACCGAGGACAACTGAAGACAACAATGAGCATATTTCAATAATGGACCGCGAGAAAGACAAGGTATACACAGTTGATTTAAGTGGTAATAAATTTTCTTGTTCGTGTAAGACGTTTGAAAGAATTGGGTTACTTTGTAAGCATGTTCTGTGGGTGTTAAAAGATAGAGGGTTTGATGATATCCCTACGGAGTATCTATTAGACAGATGGAGCAAATATGCAACTTGTCGTCCCATTTTTAATGTTGTTGGGACAACCCTCCTAGCTGATCGTATGTCAATAGAAAACCACCAAAGTAAGATAAGTGAATTGTGGTCGGAAGTATTTACTTCAGTTTCGCTTGTTGAAGATAATGAGGAACTTGGTGATGAGCTGCTTGAAATTCTTCGCGGTATCAACGAGAAATTGATGATTTCAGTTAAGCGTGGGAAGTCAAAAAACAAGAAAGCTGAAATTGAGATGCTTATTGGCTCGAAAATACCGTCTGAAGCTAGTGTTCTACCACCAGAAAAGTGTAAGAATAAGGGATCAGGAAGATGGATTACTTCAAACAAGGAAAAGGCAGTACAAGAAAATGCAAAGCCCTTGAGGAAATGTCGTGCTTACGGTGAAATGACTCATCATGATAGTAGGAATTGCCCAAGTCGAGCCACTCAAAAGTGA